One window of Leucoraja erinacea ecotype New England chromosome 14, Leri_hhj_1, whole genome shotgun sequence genomic DNA carries:
- the LOC129703158 gene encoding uncharacterized protein LOC129703158 — MSSTYVLCVVVLTLLCVCGHCSLDCEFHSEVFVCNGESMREMPAHIPSNTTEMNIMKTKVSALRAGVFKDYPMSLNRMDFYNNLLVAIEIGALDGLTNLTVLDIGSEPLETLDVGIFDNLPQLTDLYLTRNLIEKLEKGLFDKLTKLVQLRLLGNRIRELPDGIFDELTQLQNLHLGTNKIQHLSLQTFHKLAQLQILRLFENQITDLPVGIFDNLLELTELSLAKNKISHLSFDIFSKLSKLEKLYVGNNVITEVPEQLLNNLTKLTHLRLESNLLSNLPGNLFAPTPALKELSLTENQLLSLADDIFSKVPGLTKLELNKNKITFIGKKLFRGLTQLLELNLEGNNISVLHSETFKDLYKLKKLNLANNLLSNIPNGVFDNLTLLSRSGLNLLNNHLVCDCQLKYLRDWIKLNFHKVKSPNKLLCHSAAHVSMIVIVASDDDLNCVMTTASTTTPHVPTLTTQLSTEPPREPTTTQVSTPVVTTALTTHSTTQPTTTPVVTTVLTTTQPTTTHVTTVLTTTQPTTTPVVTTVLTTTQTTTPVVTTVLTTTQPTTTPVTTVLTTTQPTTTCDDCTNHHATHHHTCYDCTNYHTTHHHTCSDDCTNYHTTNHHTCDDCTNHPHYHTTHHTCSNYCINHPHYTPPHLHDYSISCPLYKCEVFIILKVLLFFLLYRIMSSTYVLCVVVLTLLCVCGHCSLDCEFHSEVFVCNGESMSELPAHIPSNTTEMNIMKTRVSVLRAGVFKDYPMSLNRMDFYNNLLVGIEIGTLDGLTNLTVLDIGSEPLETLDVGIFDNLPQLTDLYLTSTLIEKLEKGLFDKLTKLVQLRLLGNRIRELPDGIFDELTQLQNLHLGTNKIQHLSLQTFHKLAQLQILRLFENQITDLPVGIFDNLLELTELSLAKNKISHLPFDIFSKLNKLEKLYVGNNVITEVPEQLLNNLTKLTRLRLESNLLSNLPGNLFAPTPALKELSLTENQLLSLADDIFSKVPGLTKLELNKNKITFIGKKLFRGLTQLHELNLEGNNISVLHSETFKDLYKLKKLNLANNLLSNIPNGVFDNLTLLSRSGLNLLNNHLVCDCQLKYLRDWIKRNFRKVKSPNKLLCHSAAHVSMIVIDASDDDLNCVMTTASTTTPHVPTPTTQLSTEPPREPTTTQVSTPVVTTALTTHSTTQPTTTPVVTTVLTTTQPTTTPVTTVLTTTQPTTTHVTTVLTTIQPTTPVVTTVPTTTQPTTTPVVTTVLTTTQPTTPVVTTVPTTTQTTTPVVTTVLTTTQPTTTPVTTVLTTTQTTTPVVTTVLTTTQPTTTPVVTTVLTTTQPTTTPVTTVLTTTQPTTTRVVTTVLTTTQPTTTPVVTTVLTTTQPTTTPVVTTVLTTTQPTTTPVTTVLTTTQPTTTPVVTTVLTTTQPTTKPVTTVLTTTQPTTTPATTVLTTHTTTQPTTPVVTTVLTTTQPTTTPVVTTVPTTRSTTQPTTTPVVTTVLTTTQPTTTPVVTTVLTTTQPTTTPVVTTVLTTTQPTTTPVTTVLTTPTTPEPTSTPEVSTTTKSSTGVVTTKIFTTAPSVTTNAAAWSTAAWTASLTTTQGVKQLISTTPKLCPALDSVNLTQYASDTACGQTPNPEFSTSAQTSSVHNVIPPLSQTETMAVQRKEPCKFYAIFYLIILLFQIIFTFTLLWHEWRLYKSLFYRKKKQVSIKLISFQDNKSFLR, encoded by the exons ATGTCTTCCACATATGTGCTGTGTGTTGTAGTTTTAACACTGCTCTGTGTCTGTGGACATTGCTCTCTGGATTGTGAGTTCCATTCTGAGGTCTTCGTGTGTAATGGAGAATCCATGAGAGAGATGCCAGCCCACATTCCGTCCAACACAACGGAAATGAACATCATGAAAACCAAAGTTTCCGCACTCAGGGCTGGCGTATTTAAGGATTATCCAATGTCACTGAACAGGATGGACTTTTATAACAATTTGTTAGTGGCGATAGAAATTGGAGCTCTGGATGGATTGACAAATCTGACAGTCCTTGATATTGGCAGTGAACCACTGGAAACACTGGATGTTGGGATCTTTGACAACCTTCCACAACTGACGGATCTTTACCTCACCAGAAACTTGATCGAGAAACTAGAAAAGGGATTATTTGATAAACTTACCAAATTAGTGCAATTGCGTTTGCTTGGAAACAGAATAAGGGAGTTGCCGGATGGAATATTTGATGAGCTTACACAGCTTCAGAACCTTCACCTGGGTACAAACAAGATCCAGCATCTATCACTGCAAACATTTCACAAACTTGCTCAACTCCAGATTCTCAGACTTTTCGAAAATCAGATCACTGATCTCCCAGTGGGTATTTTTGACAATCTCCTAGAATTAACTGAGCTGTCTTtggcaaagaataaaatttcacatCTCTcatttgacattttttcaaaGCTTAGCAAGTTAGAAAAGTTGTACGTGGGAAATAACGTCATCACAGAAGTTCCTGAGCAGCTGTTGAACAATTTGACAAAGCTAACTCACCTGAGACTAGAGTCCAACTTGCTCTCAAATCTTCCTGGCAATTTATTTGCACCAACGCCAGCCCTCAAAGAACTTAGTTTGACTGAAAACCAATTGCTTTCTCTTGCTGACGACATCTTCAGTAAAGTGCCCGGCCTGACGAAGCTGGAACTGAACAAGAACAAGATCACATTTATTGGAAAGAAACTTTTCCGTGGCCTCACACAATTGCTTGAACTTAATCTCGAGGGAAACAATATCAGTGTGCTGCACAGTGAAACTTTTAAAGATTTATATAAATTGAAGAAGCTGAATCTTGCTAATAACCTTTTGTCTAATATACCTAATGGAGTCTTTGACAATTTGACATTGCTGTCTCGCTCTGGGCTCAATCTGCTGAATAATCATCTTGTTTGTGACTGTCAGTTGAAATATCTCAGAGATTGGATCAAACTGAACTTTCACAAGGTGAAGTCACCCAACAAGTTGCTGTGTCACAGTGCTGCTCATGTCAGCATGATAGTTATTGTTGCAAGTGATGATGACCTGAACTGTGTGATGACAACAGCCTCAACCACCACTCCACACGTTCCCACACTGACAACTCAATTGTCAACAGAACCACCTCGAGAACCGACCACCACACAAGTCTCAACGCCTGTAGTGACGACTGCACTAACCACCCACAGTACCACACAACCCACCACCACACCTGTAGTGACGACTGTACTAACTACCACACAACCCACCACCACACATGTGACAACTGTACTAACTACCACACAACCCACCACCACACCTGTAGTGACGACTGTACTAACTACCACACAAACCACCACACCTGTAGTGACGACTGTATTAACCACCACCCAACCCACCACCACACCTGTTACGACTGTACTAACTACTACACAACCCACCACCACATGTGACGACTGTACTAACCACCATGCAACCCACCACCACACCTGTTACGACTGTACTAACTACCACACAACCCACCACCACACCTGTAGTGACGACTGTACTAACTACCACACAACCAACCACCACACCTGCGACGACTGTACTAACCACCCACACTACCACACAACCCACCACACCTGTAGTAACTACTGTATTAACCACCCACACTACACACCACCACACCTGCACGACT ATTCTATTAGCTGTCCACTATATAAATGTGaagtatttattattttaaaagtattgttgttttttttactttACAGGATAATGTCTTCCACATATGTGCTGTGTGTTGTAGTTTTAACACTGCTCTGTGTCTGTGGACATTGCTCTCTGGATTGTGAGTTCCATTCTGAGGTCTTCGTGTGTAATGGAGAATCCATGAGCGAGTTGCCAGCCCACATTCCGTCTAACACAACGGAAATGAACATCATGAAAACCAGAGTTTCCGTACTCAGGGCTGGCGTATTTAAGGATTATCCAATGTCACTGAACAGGATGGACTTTTATAACAATTTGTTAGTGGGGATAGAAATTGGAACTCTGGATGGATTGACAAATCTGACAGTCCTTGATATTGGCAGTGAACCACTAGAAACACTGGATGTTGGGATCTTTGACAACCTTCCACAGCTGACGGATCTTTACCTCACCAGTACCCTGATCGAGAAACTAGAAAAGGGATTATTTGATAAACTTACCAAATTAGTGCAATTGCGTTTGCTTGGAAACAGAATAAGGGAGTTGCCGGATGGAATATTTGATGAGCTTACACAGCTGCAGAACCTTCACCTGGGTACAAACAAGATCCAGCATCTATCACTACAAACATTTCACAAACTTGCTCAACTCCAGATTCTCAGACTTTTCGAAAATCAGATCACTGATCTCCCAGTGGGTATTTTTGACAATCTCCTAGAATTAACTGAGCTGTCTTtggcaaagaataaaatttcacatCTCCcatttgacattttttcaaaGCTTAACAAGTTAGAAAAGTTGTACGTGGGAAATAACGTCATCACAGAAGTTCCTGAGCAGCTGTTGAACAATTTGACAAAGCTAACTCGCCTGAGACTAGAGTCCAACTTGCTCTCAAATCTTCCTGGCAATTTATTTGCACCAACGCCAGCCCTCAAAGAACTTAGTTTGACTGAAAACCAATTGCTTTCTCTTGCTGACGACATCTTCAGTAAAGTGCCCGGCCTGACGAAGCTGGAACTGAACAAGAACAAGATCACGTTTATTGGAAAGAAACTTTTCCGTGGCCTCACACAATTGCATGAACTTAATCTCGAGGGAAACAATATCAGTGTGCTGCACAGTGAAACTTTTAAAGATTTATATAAATTGAAGAAGCTGAATCTTGCTAATAACCTTTTGTCTAATATACCTAATGGAGTCTTTGACAATTTGACATTGCTGTCTCGCTCTGGGCTCAATCTGCTGAATAATCATCTTGTTTGTGACTGTCAGTTGAAATATCTCAGAGATTGGATCAAACGGAACTTTCGCAAGGTGAAGTCACCCAACAAGTTGCTGTGTCACAGTGCTGCTCATGTCAGCATGATAGTTATTGATGCAAGCGATGATGACCTGAACTGTGTGATGACAACAGCCTCAACCACCACTCCACACGTTCCCACACCGACAACTCAATTGTCAACAGAACCACCTCGAGAACCGACCACCACACAAGTCTCAACGCCTGTAGTGACGACTGCACTAACCACCCACAGTACCACACAACCCACCACCACACCTGTAGTGACGACTGTATTAACCACCACCCAACCCACCACCACACCTGTTACGACTGTACTAACTACCACACAACCCACCACCACACATGTGACGACTGTACTAACTACCATACAACCCACCACACCTGTAGTGACAACTGTACCAACTACCACACAACCCACCACCACACCTGTAGTGACGACTGTACTAACTACCACACAACCCACCACACCTGTAGTGACGACTGTACCAACTACCACACAAACCACCACACCTGTAGTGACGACTGTATTAACCACCACCCAACCCACCACCACACCTGTTACGACTGTACTAACTACCACACAAACCACCACACCTGTAGTAACGACTGTACTAACTACTACACAACCCACCACCACACCTGTAGTAACGACTGTACTAACTACTACACAACCAACCACCACACCTGTTACGACTGTACTAACTACCACACAACCCACCACCACACGTGTAGTAACGACTGTACTAACTACTACACAACCAACCACCACACCTGTAGTAACGACTGTACTAACTACCACACAACCCACCACCACACCTGTAGTAACGACTGTACTAACTACTACACAACCCACCACCACACCTGTTACGACTGTACTAACTACCACACAACCCACCACCACACCTGTAGTAACGACTGTACTAACTACTACACAACCCACCACCAAACCTGTTACGACTGTACTAACTACTACACAACCCACCACCACACCTGCGACGACTGTACTAACCACCCACACTACCACACAACCCACCACACCTGTAGTAACTACTGTATTAACCACTACACAACCCACCACCACACCTGTAGTGACGACTGTACCAACCACCCGTAGTACTACCCAACCCACCACCACACCTGTAGTAACGACTGTATTAACCACTACCCAACCCACTACCACACCTGTAGTAACGACTGTATTAACCACTACCCAACCCACCACCACACCTGTAGTAACGACTGTACTAACTACTACACAACCCACCACCACACCTGTGACGACTGTATTAACCACCCCAACTACCCCAGAACCAACGAGCACACCTGAAGTTTCAACTACAACCAAGAGTTCTACAGGTGTAGTCACCACAAAGATCTTTACAACCGCCCCTAGTGTGACGACTAATGCTGCAGCTTGGTCCACAGCAGCTTGGACCGCGTCTCTGACCACAACACAGGGAGTGAAGCAACTCATTAGCACAACGCCAAAGCTCTGCCCGGCCTTGGATTCAGTGAATCTTACACAATACGCTTCAGACACAGCATGTGGACAGACCCCTAATCCAGAATTCTCCACCTCTGCCCAAACATCAAGTGTGCACAATGTAATCCCACCGCTGTCTCAAACAGAAACCATGGCTGTCCAGAGGAAGGAACCCTGCAAGTTCTATGCTATATTTTATCTAATCATTCTGCTGTTTCAAATAATCTTTACATTCACTCTACTGTGGCATGAATGGAGACTTTATAAATCACTCTTTTACAGAAAGAAAAAGCAGGTTTCCATTAAACTGATCAGTTTTCAAGACAACAAATCatttttaaggtag